The sequence GGAAGTGGAGGCGCTGTTTTCCCAGTGGCGCGAGGACCGGAAGAAACTGGCGGCCCGCCGTCAGGTGGAACAATATCTGGAAATGAAGCGCCTCCGCGAACAGATCGGCGACGTGTTCGATCTGGAGGATTTCTGATCGGCCGGCTGTACGCCGGCCTTTTCAATGCATTGCCGAATTCCCTGGTCGGAGAGGGGATAACCGGGCTGACCGCCCCGATGGGTCAGTCCGGTTCGTCGTTTCGATCCGTTGGCGGTTTTTCCGGCGTTTCCGTGGTTCTGGGCGCTGGCAGAATGTTGGTGGCCGGTGGGGGGGTGAGCGTAGCCTTGTCTGTCTCAGGCGCAGGTGTGTTTTCCGCCGTCGTTTCAGCGTTGTCCGGCCGGGATGGAACGGCAGGGTTGCCACCGGCGCGGCGTCCCCGCCGCCGCCGGCCACCGCGGCGGCTGCTGCGGCGGCGTGAGGGCGCCGGGGTGGGTTCTTCTTCCGCAGGCGGATTTTCCGCTGTCGTGGTTTCTACCGGCGTCGGGGTCGTCGGTGCGGCGCTGCGGTTCGCGGTGCCGCGACGTCGTCGCGGGCGTCGCGGCCTCGGCGGCTGGGTTTCCGTGGTTTCGGTAGCCTGGGATTCGTCGGGGCGGTCCTGCGGTTCTGCGGTGCGGGCGCCGCCGACCAGCTTCTGCCAGAAGCGTTTGATGAGCTCGGTGGAGGAGGTCTTGCTGCGGATCGGTGCCGGCGTCGAGGGCAGGAAATCCTTGACTGCCGGTTCTTCCACCTTGCGGCCTTCGGCGGTGGCGTATTCCGGCAATTCGCGTTCTTCCTCCTCGATGCGTTCGTAACTGACGGCTTCCTCTTCTCCCTCGCTGGCCTTGATGCGCTGGATTTCGTACGCAGGGGTCTCCAGATGGCGCGCCGGGATGATGACGATGCCGACCTGGTGGCGTTTTTCGATCTGCCCGAGCACCTCGCGTTTCTCGTTGAGCAGGTAGGTGGCCGGCTCGACGGGTAGTTGCACCACGATCTTGCCGGTCTGGGGCTTGAGCGCTTCTTCCTCGATGATGCGCAGGATCGACAGCGCCAGGGATTCGGTGCTGCGGATGGTGCCCTGTCCCTGGCAACGGGGACAGGGCACCAGGCTGGATTCCCCCAGGGAAGGACGCAAGCGCTGGCGGGACATTTCCAGCAGACCGAAGCGGGAGATGCGGCCGATCTGGATCCGGGCCCGGTCGCTTTTGACCGCCTCGCGCAGTTTGGTTTCCACCGCCCGCTGGTGGCGCATGGCGGTCATGTCGATGAAGTCGATGACGAACAACCCCCCCAGGTCGCGCAACCGCAGTTGGCGGGCGATTTCCTCGGCCGCCTCCAGATTGGTGTTGAAGGCGGTTTCTTCGATGTCGCCGCCTTTGGTGGCCCGGGCCGAGTTGATGTCGATGGTGGTCAGGGCCTCGGTGTGGTCGATGACGATGGCTCCGCCGGAAGGCAATGGCACCTCGCGCCGGTAGGCCAGCTCGATCTGACTTTCGATCTGGAAACGGCTGAACAGGGGAACGGAATCTTCGTACAGCTTGGCCTTGTTAATGAAATGCGGCATCACCTGCTGGAGGAAGTTGCGCACCATGCGGTAGGTGGCCGGGTTGTCGATGAGGATCTCATCGATGTCGGCGCGCAGGTGGTCGCGCAGGGCGCGGATGATGACGTTGCTTTCCTGGAAGATCAGAAACGGGGCTTTGCGCTGGGCGGCGGAGCGTTCGATGGCCTCCCACAACTGGAGCAGGTAGTTGAGATCCCACTGCAGTTCCTCGGCGCTTTTGCCACCGGCGGCGGTACGGACGATCAGCCCCATACCTTCCGGAATGTCGAGGGAAGCGAGAATTTCCTTCAGATCGCCCCGGGCCTCGCCCTCGATGCGGCGGGAGATGCCGCCGGCACGGGGATTGTTGGGCATCAGCACCAGATAGCTGCCGGCCAGGGCGATGTAGGTGGTCAGAGCCGCACCTTTGGTGCCGCGCTCTTCCTTCTCGATCTGGACCACGACCTCCTGGCCCTCCCGGATCAGGTCCTTGATGTCGGAGCGGCTCTGCTGTGGTCCAAGGGGCTGAGAGAAATAGGTCGGGGCGATCTCCTTGAACGGCAGAAAGCCGTGGCGCTCGGCACCATAGTTGACGAAGGCGGCTTCCAGGCTGGGTTCGATGCGGGTGATGATGCCCTTGTAGATGTTGGACTTTTTCTGTTCTCGGGAGGGAACCTCAATGTCAAAGTCGTAAAGTTTCTGCCCTTCCACCAGGGCGACCCGCAGCTCTTCCGGCTGCGTGGCGTTGATGAGCATTCTTTTCATTGCGAGGGTCCTTTTGGCATGGGGCGAATGCGCACACGGCGGGACCGGACCGGAACACGACGTCGGTCTCAAGGATAGCGCTCTCCGGAAAGCGGGAGCTGCGTTCCTGCTGCGGCAGGGGACGATCCCGGTTAATGGGTTGCTGCATTCGCATCCTGTGATTTAAACCAGTTGATTTACAATGGGTCTTCTATGGAAGATTTTGTTTCTTCTAAGACTCCGTGGCCGGCGCTTGGTTCGGGGAAGGCGCGGGAGGCGGTCTTCCGGCCGGCGTGTCCCCGGCTGGATGCCTGTCAGGCAAAGGAGGGGAGCAAACATCGGACAAAGCATTATAAACAGGCCATGCCATGAAATCCATGAAAGGACAAGTTTCTGATTCGGCGCGAAAAACGCCAGTGCGCCAGGTCGAGATCGACGCCGACGAAGCCGGTCAGCGCATCGACAATTTTCTCCTCGCCCGTCTCAAGGGAGTGCCCAAGAGCCGTATCTACCGGATGCTGCGTACGGGCGAGGTGCGGGTCAACAAGGGGCGGGTCAAGGCCCCTTACCGCCTACAGGCCGGGGACGTGGTCCGCCTGCCGCCGGTCCAGGTCACAGCAGTCTGTTCCCCGGTGGCGCCGGGAGACTGGGGGCGGCGTCTGGAAGCGCGGATCGTGTACGAAGACGAAGACCTGCTGGTGCTCGACAAGCCGGCGGGGATGGCGGTCCACGGCGGCAGCGGATTGGCGGGCGGGGTGATCGAGGCGCTGCGGGCGATCCGTCCCCAGGCCCGCTTCCTGGAGCTGGTGCATCGTCTCGACCGCGACACCTCCGGCTGTCTGCTGATCGCCAAGCGCCGTTCCGTGCTGCGGGCGTTGCACGAGCAATTGCGTTCCGGTCGGGTGGAAAAGCGCTATCTGGCCCTCTTGGAAGGCGGGTGGCGCCGTCGATTCCAGCGGGTGGACGTACCGCTGCGCAAATTCGTGCTGCAGGGCGGGGAACGGTTAGTGAAGGCGGCCGAAGACGGCAAACCGTCGCAGACGCTGTTCCGCCGCATCGAGGCTTTCCCCCATGCCACGCTGGTGGAGGCCGAACTGCTGACCGGCCGCACCCATCAGATCCGGGTCCACGCCGCCTGGCTGGGACACCCCCTCGCCGGGGACGAGCGCTACGGCGACAAGACGGCGAACCGCCGCTGGCGCCGCCTGGGGCTCAAACGCTTGTTTCTGCACGCCTGGCAGGTGGCGTTCCATCATCCGCGCCGGGACGTTATGATACGTCTCGAAGCCCCGCTGGATGGGGAGCTGGAGGCCCTTCTCGATCATTTAAGGCAGTGATGAGTCTCCGGGACTCTGCCGATGTTCCCGGTTTTGCCGCCGATCACCTGATCCGGATGCAAGATGAGATCACTTTTTCTTCTTTCTTCCCCGGATCGCCCACAGCTGGACAGTGCCGTCTGATGTGGCGCTGAGCAGTCGTTTCCCCGCCTTGACGAAACGCAGCGCCAGCACCGGCGCCGAGGTGGGTTTGAGAATGCCGGTCTGACGCGGTAGAAACTCACGCAACAGCTTGCCACGTTTGAGGCTCCAGAGCTTGATGCCCCGGGAAGGGTGGCCGGTGGCCAGCAGCCCCTCCGAAGGGGTGAAGGCGGCGCGGGTGACGGTGACGTATCGAGGCCCGAGTTGCCGTTTCAATTTGCCGTTGGCGGTCTTCCAGACCTGGATCGGGCCGAGGAGGGGGTTGGTCAGGGCGTAGGTGCCACGGCCAGAGAGGGCGACGGCGGCCAGTTTGCCCCGTTGTTTCCAGGTGCGGCGCAGCTTGCCGCTTTGCAGATCCCACAGTTTGGCGGTGGCATCGTCACTGCCGGTGAGGGCGAAACGGCCCTGGCGATCCAGGGCCACGGTCTTGACCGCGCGGTCGTGGGGGAAGGCGAAACGGGTCTTGCCGTGGCGCAGGGAGAAATAGACCGCCCGGTCCCCGAGACCGATCAGCGCCCACTGGCCATCGGCCGACAGCGCCAGGCTGTGGATGCCTTCCAAGGTCCAGGACGCCAGCGGCCGCCCGCTTCGGGTGTCCCACCAGGCCAGGCCGTTGCGGTCGGCGGTGACCGCGAAACGGCCGTCGGCGGTGACGGCGACGGCGATCATCTCCTGTTTTGCCTGGCTGTGCCGGAAGGTATGAAGCAGCTTTTTCGGTTTCAGTCGCCACCACTGGGCCCCCTGGTCGATGCTGGCCAGCAGGGCGTAATTGTCGGCCACCGCGGCGGCGGTGATGCCACCGGGGACCAGTTTCCAGGTCTTCAGGGGCGGATTGGCGTCGCCACAGGCGCCCAGAAGCAGGGTCAACAACAGGGGCAGGAGCGTTTTCATCGATGGTTTCCTTGGAACCAGGCCAGTTTGTCATGCAGGCGCACCACTTCGCCCACGATCACCAGAGTGGGCGGGGACACGCCGGTCTGCCGGGCCCTGTCGGCCAGCGTCGCCACGGTGGTCACCACCACCTGCTGCTGCGGGGTGGTGCCGGCCTGAATCAGGGCCGCGGGCATGGCCGGATCCATACCGTGGGCGACCAGAGCCTGACAGATTTCCTCTAAGCCTAGCAGACCCATGTAGATCACCAAGGTCTGACGGGGGGCGATGAGCCGGTTCCAGTCCAGGTTGGGGCGGTCGTCGCGGCGGTGGCCGGTGACGAACAGGCAGGACTGGGCATAGTCGCGGTGGGTCAGGGGAATGCCGGCGTAACTGGCGCAGCCGGAGGCGGCGGTGATGCCGGGGACCACGATGAAGGGCACGCCTTCGTCCGCCAGGGTCGCGATTTCCTCGCCGCCGCGGCCGAAGATGAAAGGATCGCCGCCCTTGAGGCGCACCACCCGCTTGCCCTGTTTCGCCAGCCGTACCAGCAGCGTATTGATGGCCTCCTGGGGAAGGGCATGGTCGGCGCGGGCCTTGCCGGCGTAGATCTTTTCCGCATCGCGGCGGACCAGCTCCAGAATCGGTTGCGACACCAGGCGGTCGTAGACCACCACGTCGGCCTCCTGGAGGAGGCGCAGGGCGCGCAGGGTGAGCAGTTCCGGATCGCCGGGGCCGGCCCCCACCAACGCCACGTAGCCGGGGAGGGGACGGTCCGTTTCCGCCGCCGTCAGGGCCTGTTCCAGTGCCTGGGCGGCGGCCTGTTCCTGACCGGCGTGCACCAACTGGCCGGGAGCGCCGTCGAAGACCTGCTCCCAGAAACGCCGCCGCCGCGGGGGCGGGAGGCGGCGCTTGACCGTTTCCCGGAAGCGGCCGGCCAGGTGCGCCAGCCGTCCCAGTCCGGCCGGTAGCAGGGTTTCCAGCCTGGCCTTCACCTGCCGGGTCAGGACTGGGGCCCGGCCGCCGCTGGAGACGGCGACTACGACGGGGGAGCGATCGACGATGGCCGGCAGGATGAAATCGCAGTCGTCCGGCTGATCGACGGCATTGATCCAGATGCCGCGCCGGCGTGCCTCGGTCGCGATGCGGTGGTTGAGGGCGCCGTCGTCGGTGGCGGCGATGACCAGCACGGCGCCGTCCAGGGCAGCGGGGGTGTAATCCTGACGCCGCAGCCGGATTTCGCCCCGACGGGCGAGGGCTTCCAATTGCGGGTGGAACCGGGGGGCGATGACGCCGACTTCGGCGCCTGCCCGGCGCAGCATTTCAGCTTTCCGCAGGGCCACAGCACCACCGCCGACCACGAGACAGAGGCGGCCGGTGAGCTTCAGAAAGACCGGCAGGTAGTCCATCGGCGGCAGACGGGTTTTGCTATCATTTACCTTCAATCGGAAGACTTCGACGTGTCATGGAATTCGATCGCGAACTGGACACCAGCGGGTTGCACTGCCCGCTGCCGCTGCTCAAACTGAAGAAAGTCCTCAACGAGATGGCCCCGGGCCAGATCGTCCACGTCATCGCCACCGACCCGGCGTCGGAGCTGGATTTCGGCGTCTTTTCCGAGCAGAGCGGCAACGAGATCCTGCAACGCCGTCGCGAAGACGGGATACTCCATTACTGGATCCGCAAGGCCTGAGACGCCTCCAGTTTCACCGGTTCCGTGCCCTGGCGCAGGCTGAGGATGGGCCAGCCGCGCTTTTCCGCTTGCGCCGCCAGGGTCGGGTCGGGATCGATGGCGACCGGGTGGCCGACCTGTTCCAGCAGCGGCAGGTCGTTGTGGGAATCGCTGTAGAAGGTCGCCTGGCGCAGATCGAAATCGTGGTGCTGCAGCCACTGGCGCAGCCGTACGACCTTGCCTTCCTGGAAACAGGGGGTGCCGACGAAATCCCCGGTGTAGCGGCCATCCTTGAATTCCGGCTCGGTGGCGATCAGGTCGTCGATGCCGAAGCGGGCGGCGATGGGGGCGGTGACGAAAGCGTTGGTGGCGGTGATGACCACCAGCCGGTCGCCGCGGCGGCGATGGCATTCCACCAGCTTTTGCGCCGCCGGGAGCAGGATCGGTTCGATCTTCTCGGCGAGGAACTGTCGCCGCCAGGTCTCGAGCCGGGCGGGATCGTGTTCGGTCAGCGGTTTCAGAGCGAAACGCAAAAAGGCGCGGATGTCGAGACGGCCGCGGCGGTAGTCTTCGTAGAAGCGCCGGTTGGCGGCCTCGTAGCGGTCGCGGTCCACAAGGCCCCGCTCGACCAGGAACTGGCCCCAGAGATAATCGCTGTCACCGCCGAGGAGGGTGTTGTCGAGATCGAAGAGCGCCAGGGCAGGCGCGCGCTGAGGGTCAGATTCGGGAATCACGAAAGTTGCCTGTGGTACCGGGTGGGTGTAGTTTATGGAAAATGAAAGTCAAAATTCTATCACCGAAAGTGACTCGTCGGCTTGGACATGATTGACGCCGATGGATTCCGTCCCAATGTAGGGATCGTGCTCTGCAACGACGCCGGCCATGTGTTCTGGGCCCGGCGGGTGGGAATGCGGTCGTGGCAGTTCCCCCAGGGCGGCATCAAGCGCCGCGAGGATCCCGAGGCGGCGATGTACCGGGAGCTGTATGAGGAGACGGGGCTGGCTGCGGACGATGTCGAACTGATCGGCCGGACCCGCGAGTGGCTGCGCTACCGCCTGCCGGCGCGCTACATTCGGCGTCATTCCCTGCCGCTGTGCATCGGCCAGAAGCAATTGTGGTTCTTGTTGCGCCTACGGGCCGACGAAACCCGGATCTGCCTTGACCGTTGCGGTAAACCGGAGTTCGACGCCTGGCGCTGGGTGGAATACTGGCACCCGTTGCGTGAAGTCGTCTATTTTAAGAAAGAAGTCTATCGCCGGGCGTTGACCGAACTGGGGCGTCTGTTGGTTTCGGATTCGGTGCCGATCGATCCCCGAGGGTTTCTGGCGGCGGACTAGGGCGACTCCCGCAACTTGCGCTTGGTATCCCGAGTGACTGGAGGAAGTTTGTTCGTTTTTGGAGGCGTTTGGCGCATTGCCGTTTTCCTGCTGATGGGCCTGGTGTTGTCGGTGGGGGAGGGAGGCGAGGACCCGGTGCAGGACGTCGTCGTCGCCGTCCATCCCGGTGTTTCCGTCACCCGCCTTGCCCGCAACGAGCTGCGCGCCATCTTCGCCATGCGCCGGCGTGCCTGGCCTGACGGCACGCCGATCCGGGTTTACGTGCTTCCGGATGACCACCCCCTGCATCGGACCTTTTGCAAACGCATCCTTCACGTCTATCCCCATCAACTGCGCCGGATCTGGGACCGCAACGTCTATTCGGGAACCGGCCAGGCGCCGGTCGAGGTCGACGACGTGAAAACCCTGCACGCGCGCATCGCTGCCAACCCGGGGGCGATCGGTTATCTCCCCCCCGAATGGATCGACGAACAGGTAAAGTCGGTCGAGGTTCGGTGAGGGGATGGATACTATACTCGAAGCATGAAATTCGTACGCAAGTGGCTACTGATTCTGATTGTCACCTGGGGGACGGTGCCGGCTCCCGCCTGGGAGGTGCCGGGTGCTGACGGCTTTCAGGTGCACGGTTTCCTCAGCCAGGGCTTCACCTGGACTTCCGGCAATCGCTGGTACGGCAGGAGCGAGGACGGCAGCCTGGATTTTCTGGAAGCCGGGGTCAATGTTTCCTACCGTCCCACTGCAAACCTGATGCTGGCGGCTCAGGGACTCTACCGCCGGGCCGGCCGGGTGGATCCCAATCAGTTGCGCCTCGACTACGCCCTGGCCGACTGGACCTTCTGGTCCCGGTCCGCCGGCCGGGCCGGGCTGCTGCTGGGGCGGGTCAAGAATCCCTTCGGCCTGTATAACGAAACCCGCGACGTCGCCTTCACCCGCCCTACCATCTTTCTGCCCCAGAGCATCTATTTCGACCGTACCCGCAATCTCGGGCTCGCCAGCGACGGCGTGCAGTTCTACGGCGAACGTTACGGCGACTGGGGCGATTGGTTCCTGCGCCTGGGACTGGGATGGCCCAACGGGGTCGGAGACAAGGAATTCGAGCGGCTGAATCTGGGCGGGGACCGGCCGGGGGATTTCGAGTCCCGCCTGTCCTACATCGGCCGTCTCAGCTACGAATACCAAGGGGGGCTGGTGCGGCTGGCCGTGACCGGCGCCGTCGTCGATACTCATTACCAGCCGGGGCGGAACGATTTTTTCCAAGCGGGGGAGTCGCCTCTGAAACCGCTGATCTTCTCCGCCCAGTACAACGGCGAGCGCCTGTCGCTGACCGGCGAATACGCTCTGCGCTTCATCGACATTCACGGTTTCGGTCGTTACCTGCCCGATACCGAAATGACCGGGGAGAGCTATTACCTGCAGGGCAGCTATCGGGTGCTTCCCAAGCTGGAAGCGGTGCTGCGCTACGATGTCTATTTCGCCGACCGTGACGACACCAGCGGCCGCCGTTACGCCCGCCTCACCGGCAATCCTCGCCATGCCCGCTTCGCCCGCGACTGGACCGTGGGGCTGCGTTGGGACGTCACGCCCTGGTGGATGCTGCGGGCCGAGTGGCACAAAGTGGACGGCACCGGCTGGCTCGCCGCTTCCGAGAACGACATGCAGGGACGCCAGCGGCGCTGGCACCTGTTCGCGCTGCTGACCTCGTTCCGTTTCTAATAGCCTCTGGTGTCGAAGTCCAGCCCGCCGGGGAGATCGGCCAGGCGTTCCACCCAGGTGCGGAGACGGCCGTGGGATGACAGTTCGAGCCAACGCCAGCCGGGGGGCAGGGCGTCGACAGCGAAGTCGTCGCTGCCGGGTTTGAACTGGAAGCAGGTGGAGGGCGCACTCCACAGGGGGATGTCCCGGCAGCGGCCGCTGAATACCTGGTGGACGTGGCCGAAGACGATGCCCTTGACCTGAGGGTATCCTTCCAGCTGCCGCCAGAAGGTTTCGGCGTTCTGCAGTTGCATGGTGTCCATCCAGCGGCTGCCGACGGCGACCGGCGGGTGGTGGAGGGCGATCAACGCCGGTAGCCGGCAGCGCCCGAGACAATTCCCGAGCCAGTCCAGCTGGGAAGGGGCGAGCCGGCCGGCGTGGGAGCCGGGCAGGTGGCTGTCGAGGGCGATCAGCTGCCATGCGTCGCCCAGAATGACCTGACCGGCACAATGATGGCGCTCTCTGCAGAGAATCTGCGCCAGCAGCCGGGGATCGTCGTGGTTGCCTGGAAGCGCCAGCCAGGGACAGGGGAGCGAGGCCAGGTAGCGGTGCAGGCGCCGATAGGGGGCGGCCAGGGGTTCCTGGACCAGATCGCCGGTGAGCAGAAGGAGGTCCGGCGGCCATTGGGGGTGGCGTTGCAGGGCTTCGAGGACGGCTTGAAAGCGCTTTTCGGTGTCGACGCCTATCAGGGTGTCCCCCGGTTGGGGGAGAAAATGGCAGTCGGACAGTTGCAGCAGGCGCAACGGGAAACGATCGGCCGGCAGCCGCCAGGTGGTCAGAGACATTTGATCAGCACTTTGGAATTGCGCTGGGCATTGTAGCAGCGCTGGCGCTGGACCGGCAGATCGGTGAAGGCGGCCGGCCGGAAGCCGCGCTCTCGGAACCAGTGCAGGGTGCGGGTGGTGAGGACGAACAACCGTTCCAAACCCTGGCGGTGGGCCTGGGCTTCGATGTGTTCCAGCAGCCGCCGGCCGCGGTTTTCCCCCCGGTAGTCGGGATGCAGGGCCAGGCAGGCCAGTTCCCCCATCTTCACTTCCGGGAAGGCGTGCAGGGCGGCGCAGCCGATCACCAGGCCGTCGCGTTCGATGACGCAGTAGTCGGCCAGGTCCATCTCCAGTTTCTCCCGGGAGCGTTTGACCAGGACCCCTTCCCGCTCCAGGGGTGCGATGAGCTCCAGGATGCCCGGGATGTCGTCGAGACGGGCCGGGCGCAGGGATTCGAAGGGCTGGCGGGAGATCAGGGTGCCGGCGCCGTCGCGGGTGAACAGTTCCAGCAGCAGGGCGCCATCGAGATGGCGGTCGAGCAGGTGGACGCGTTCGACGCCGCCTTCCGCGGCGGTCACGGCCGCCTCCACGTGGGGGGCGACCGGTGCCGGGAAACGCGCCTGGTTCAGGTGGGTTCTGGCCTCGCTGCTGGTCAGCTGGGCCACCGGCTCCTCATCCAGGTAGCAAGGCCGTTCCATCAGGATCAGGAATTTGTCGGCCTTGAGGGCGGTGGCGACGGCGGTGGCCACGGTCTCGGCGCGGAGGTTGAAGA comes from Methylomarinovum tepidoasis and encodes:
- a CDS encoding PA3496 family putative envelope integrity protein, which produces MEMSERLQTDDHDNIDQEVEALFSQWREDRKKLAARRQVEQYLEMKRLREQIGDVFDLEDF
- a CDS encoding Rne/Rng family ribonuclease, which gives rise to MKRMLINATQPEELRVALVEGQKLYDFDIEVPSREQKKSNIYKGIITRIEPSLEAAFVNYGAERHGFLPFKEIAPTYFSQPLGPQQSRSDIKDLIREGQEVVVQIEKEERGTKGAALTTYIALAGSYLVLMPNNPRAGGISRRIEGEARGDLKEILASLDIPEGMGLIVRTAAGGKSAEELQWDLNYLLQLWEAIERSAAQRKAPFLIFQESNVIIRALRDHLRADIDEILIDNPATYRMVRNFLQQVMPHFINKAKLYEDSVPLFSRFQIESQIELAYRREVPLPSGGAIVIDHTEALTTIDINSARATKGGDIEETAFNTNLEAAEEIARQLRLRDLGGLFVIDFIDMTAMRHQRAVETKLREAVKSDRARIQIGRISRFGLLEMSRQRLRPSLGESSLVPCPRCQGQGTIRSTESLALSILRIIEEEALKPQTGKIVVQLPVEPATYLLNEKREVLGQIEKRHQVGIVIIPARHLETPAYEIQRIKASEGEEEAVSYERIEEEERELPEYATAEGRKVEEPAVKDFLPSTPAPIRSKTSSTELIKRFWQKLVGGARTAEPQDRPDESQATETTETQPPRPRRPRRRRGTANRSAAPTTPTPVETTTAENPPAEEEPTPAPSRRRSSRRGGRRRRGRRAGGNPAVPSRPDNAETTAENTPAPETDKATLTPPPATNILPAPRTTETPEKPPTDRNDEPD
- the rluC gene encoding 23S rRNA pseudouridine(955/2504/2580) synthase RluC; translated protein: MKGQVSDSARKTPVRQVEIDADEAGQRIDNFLLARLKGVPKSRIYRMLRTGEVRVNKGRVKAPYRLQAGDVVRLPPVQVTAVCSPVAPGDWGRRLEARIVYEDEDLLVLDKPAGMAVHGGSGLAGGVIEALRAIRPQARFLELVHRLDRDTSGCLLIAKRRSVLRALHEQLRSGRVEKRYLALLEGGWRRRFQRVDVPLRKFVLQGGERLVKAAEDGKPSQTLFRRIEAFPHATLVEAELLTGRTHQIRVHAAWLGHPLAGDERYGDKTANRRWRRLGLKRLFLHAWQVAFHHPRRDVMIRLEAPLDGELEALLDHLRQ
- a CDS encoding WD40 repeat domain-containing protein, translated to MKTLLPLLLTLLLGACGDANPPLKTWKLVPGGITAAAVADNYALLASIDQGAQWWRLKPKKLLHTFRHSQAKQEMIAVAVTADGRFAVTADRNGLAWWDTRSGRPLASWTLEGIHSLALSADGQWALIGLGDRAVYFSLRHGKTRFAFPHDRAVKTVALDRQGRFALTGSDDATAKLWDLQSGKLRRTWKQRGKLAAVALSGRGTYALTNPLLGPIQVWKTANGKLKRQLGPRYVTVTRAAFTPSEGLLATGHPSRGIKLWSLKRGKLLREFLPRQTGILKPTSAPVLALRFVKAGKRLLSATSDGTVQLWAIRGRKKKK
- the cysG gene encoding siroheme synthase CysG; the protein is MKVNDSKTRLPPMDYLPVFLKLTGRLCLVVGGGAVALRKAEMLRRAGAEVGVIAPRFHPQLEALARRGEIRLRRQDYTPAALDGAVLVIAATDDGALNHRIATEARRRGIWINAVDQPDDCDFILPAIVDRSPVVVAVSSGGRAPVLTRQVKARLETLLPAGLGRLAHLAGRFRETVKRRLPPPRRRRFWEQVFDGAPGQLVHAGQEQAAAQALEQALTAAETDRPLPGYVALVGAGPGDPELLTLRALRLLQEADVVVYDRLVSQPILELVRRDAEKIYAGKARADHALPQEAINTLLVRLAKQGKRVVRLKGGDPFIFGRGGEEIATLADEGVPFIVVPGITAASGCASYAGIPLTHRDYAQSCLFVTGHRRDDRPNLDWNRLIAPRQTLVIYMGLLGLEEICQALVAHGMDPAMPAALIQAGTTPQQQVVVTTVATLADRARQTGVSPPTLVIVGEVVRLHDKLAWFQGNHR
- a CDS encoding sulfurtransferase TusA family protein → MEFDRELDTSGLHCPLPLLKLKKVLNEMAPGQIVHVIATDPASELDFGVFSEQSGNEILQRRREDGILHYWIRKA
- a CDS encoding HAD family hydrolase, which encodes MIPESDPQRAPALALFDLDNTLLGGDSDYLWGQFLVERGLVDRDRYEAANRRFYEDYRRGRLDIRAFLRFALKPLTEHDPARLETWRRQFLAEKIEPILLPAAQKLVECHRRRGDRLVVITATNAFVTAPIAARFGIDDLIATEPEFKDGRYTGDFVGTPCFQEGKVVRLRQWLQHHDFDLRQATFYSDSHNDLPLLEQVGHPVAIDPDPTLAAQAEKRGWPILSLRQGTEPVKLEASQALRIQ
- a CDS encoding RNA pyrophosphohydrolase → MIDADGFRPNVGIVLCNDAGHVFWARRVGMRSWQFPQGGIKRREDPEAAMYRELYEETGLAADDVELIGRTREWLRYRLPARYIRRHSLPLCIGQKQLWFLLRLRADETRICLDRCGKPEFDAWRWVEYWHPLREVVYFKKEVYRRALTELGRLLVSDSVPIDPRGFLAAD
- the cpdA gene encoding 3',5'-cyclic-AMP phosphodiesterase, producing MSLTTWRLPADRFPLRLLQLSDCHFLPQPGDTLIGVDTEKRFQAVLEALQRHPQWPPDLLLLTGDLVQEPLAAPYRRLHRYLASLPCPWLALPGNHDDPRLLAQILCRERHHCAGQVILGDAWQLIALDSHLPGSHAGRLAPSQLDWLGNCLGRCRLPALIALHHPPVAVGSRWMDTMQLQNAETFWRQLEGYPQVKGIVFGHVHQVFSGRCRDIPLWSAPSTCFQFKPGSDDFAVDALPPGWRWLELSSHGRLRTWVERLADLPGGLDFDTRGY
- the argA gene encoding amino-acid N-acetyltransferase gives rise to the protein MIDPAAFVRWFRGALPYIHAHRGRTFVIHFGGEAVADEPRFASLVHDIALLHGLGIRLVLVPGIRPQIETRLQRRGIACRYHRGQRITDATALECVKEAAGQVRVEIEARLSLGVADSPMAGMRLPVISGNFITAKPLGVIDGIDFQYTGEVRRVDAAGIQALLAQERLVLIPPLGYSPTGEVFNLRAETVATAVATALKADKFLILMERPCYLDEEPVAQLTSSEARTHLNQARFPAPVAPHVEAAVTAAEGGVERVHLLDRHLDGALLLELFTRDGAGTLISRQPFESLRPARLDDIPGILELIAPLEREGVLVKRSREKLEMDLADYCVIERDGLVIGCAALHAFPEVKMGELACLALHPDYRGENRGRRLLEHIEAQAHRQGLERLFVLTTRTLHWFRERGFRPAAFTDLPVQRQRCYNAQRNSKVLIKCL